Part of the Sorghum bicolor cultivar BTx623 chromosome 1, Sorghum_bicolor_NCBIv3, whole genome shotgun sequence genome, TTTCTTTGGCCTGGGAAGGCTCTCTCATTAGTCAGTCAATGGGTTAGAAGGGTTATTATTGACTGTTTAATTCTCTGATGCTGTTGTATTTTTTAGGAGAAGGAGAAGTCAGCTCCGAAGAAAGATGTTTATCAATTGTTCGCTGAGAAGGTTAGGGATAACAAACAACTGGAATCGAGATGGGCAATCATGCAAGAAACTCGTGTGGAGTATTTTCGTGGAAAAGATTTCAATACCTTCATCAAGAATCATCCAGAAGTCAGGGAAATTTTGGGGCCAGATAAGGATTTAGAAGTGGAAGACATTGTCAACACTTTGCTGACCAAGAACCTTGTGATAAGGTGTGATCGAGTTATGAAAACTGTGAGGCCTGGCAAGAAAAAGCTATCATCATGGCCTGCTCATTTGGAGATACATAATGTAAGTATTATAAATATGCTTCGTATGAAAAACATAATATGTATGTTATATTTTTCTGATCCTGTTGGTTAAGATTACTTGTTAATACTGTGCGATGTTCTCCTAAATTTAAACACTGTAATTGCTACATGGGGGTATGCTGTTTCCATTTAATTGTCCGTTTATCCCATTTAATTGGATGTTTAGCTCGTTTAATGGACCATATAGCCTGAATAATGGCTAAATGGTATAGATGAAGAACTGATTACTgtttagcgtttaggaaaaCACTGCTACTGTGTTTCTAATTATTCATGGCTCTTAAAGAATAAAGACTTTTCATGCTGCATTGATGTTTCACCACCTCACCTTGTAACTATGATCATGGTAATCAAAATCTATTAGCATAATAGCATCCAGATTTTAGATAGTTCAAGTATGCATTATCTGACACCTTTTAGTTGAAAGGATGGATGTTTGCAAACTGTATATGACTATATTCTTTTTCAAGTAAAGACACCCTTTTATGTAAAGGGGCGTTTTCAATGCACCTGAGCAGTTATAAGTAGTTTAGATTTGGAATTGTCAATAGGTAATTAGACAGCATATAAGCAACCCATAGCGAAAGGTGACTGATATACTGGCGACATACTGTACTGTAACTCTGTAAGTTTAGCTAAGATCCACATTTCAATAATTCTACATGACAGCTGCATCATTTCATTTCTTTCTTGATACCATGCAAATGTTTTCTTATGATAATTTGTTCCGCTCTAATTATCTTAACATTTCTGCTTGCTACAGTTACTTTGAAATAAGGTATGCGAGTCTAACATAACGCAGAAATTTGTCTTTTACCATCTGATTTCTATAAATCTTATAGTTAATAGATGTAATTACTATGACAGTAAGAAATATTTTGAATGAGGTAAAATCAGTGAGGTTTCAAATCAAATATGAAGTAAATTAAAGAATATCACTTTTTATTTAGCAAGATCCATCATTGTAAACTAATAACTTCTCTACTCTTCTGTCGTGTAAGTTTTCTATTCTAGTTAATTCTATTTGTTCCCTTATTGCCCTCATATTGAAATGAATCGAAATCAGTATGGTGTTAATTTGGTTTGACCAAGTGTCTTCATTGTATTTTGTCTGTCTTTATGAATTAATGTCAAACCTATGCTTAGCTAGAGCTCTGGTATGTATAAAGTTTCTCTTTGATGATGTGAGATTATGCATAACAACTCACTATAGAATGTGTTACAATGTTATTTTCTTCCTGAAAAGTTTGGTCTTATGCAAGTGGATTTGATTTGTTCTTGCAGGAACAAGTGTTCACTGAAAATGATGGTTTTTTTGCTTGGATGTTTCTGAAAAGGCGGACCTTGTGGCAGACAATTCTTTCATTTGTTTGGCCTCTTTTTGCACTGGCAGTCTGCTTATTTCCAGTTTACCCATACCAATGCAAGATTGTTGTACTGTATTCATGTGCTGGAGCTCTACTTTTCATCGTCTCCATTCTTTTGCGTAaaatctctctccctccctctccaACTGTATTTCATTCACGACAAACATTACGCTTAAGTAGACACTTTCAATATCACATTTTAGTCATGAGGCATATTTGAGCAATGAGGTACAATTTTTTTCCTGTGTAGTGTTGTGCACACTTCCTACATCACACCCCCGTCATATGCATTGTTTTGACGTACTGGAAGTTTTGTAGTATATACTGATAACCTTGCTGTTGCATATATTTCTAGTCACGGATTAAAACCTAATATGCAAGCTGCTGCTTTATCAGTTGACTCACTATGTTTCAGAGTAAATTATGTTTGATCATTCTTCTTCAAGAATGTAACAGTGGCATTACAGAGTACAGAGTGGTTCAATAAACAAACAAAGATTCATACTTTTCAATTACAAAAAACTGCACAACATGCTAGGTGGATAGGTACTATTCCCCTCCAGCCTTCACCAAACTTGCTGAGTTTGGTTGTTGTTGAAGTGATGTTCGCACTGTTTCAttacaataaaaaaaaaatctgtttTTTTAACCCTTCCAATTCAAGCACATCCTAACCTTTCTTTTTTGAccatatgattttttttatgggATCCACCCAATAAACCAGAGCTGCCAGTGGTAACCAGCTGGCAATGTAGATTCCCTTGCGTTTGTTATTTTGTTTTCACTACACAATTGGTAGCTGTGGAGTAGCACAGAAGAATTGCTTAGAACTTGTacaattattatttcatatttgGTTCAGATCACTATTCTGAAGCCAGGGCAAGAAATCATAAGTTTGTGAGCTTACTGTGGTATGGCATTGTTGATAGGAAATATTGCCCATGACAGTAATAATACAGTTCTTGCAATAAACTAGTTACCAAGACATGGGGCATtgaggatttaccaaatcttCTCCTGGTTTATGTCCTAGTTACCAAGACATAGGGTGTTATGGATTTACCAAAATTTCTCCTGGTTTAGTTCCATTTGCCACAAACCTTAGGGTGTTGAGGATTACCAAATTTTCTTGAATTTAAGCTGGCTAACCAGGCATCATTTTTTTGGGTAAACACTGATTCAGTTTTCTTTTTTAGAATTTCTTAGTTTTGTATGTATATCATAAACAAGTTTGAAATTCTTCATATTTGGTGTATGTTGGTTCTACATGTTGATTTTATATAACCTCGTAGGGAGCACTACAATGGATTACCAGTGATTTATTTTGCATTTGTTATGATGCCATAGTTTTACCATTTGAATCTTTGTTGTTCTTtctttttgtttgtttatgcTGTAGTGGTTCATGGTGCTCTTTTGTCCATCTTTTAACTTGATAATAATGATATATTCCATCATTTAGTTTTTTAGCTTTGCTGCTTTATGTATCCAGGGTTCATCCCTCTTCTTACTGGGCTTAGCATTCATTTTTTTAAATCTCTATGGTAATCCCTGTTTGTCTAATATTTCCAATGTAATTGCAGTAAGAGCTGCTATCTTTGGCATATTATGGGTTCTCCTTGGGAAACGCGTGTGGTTCTTTCCCAACATAAATGCAGAGGAGACAACATTTAGAGAACTTGTTCGTTTTTGGCCTGAGAAGGATGAAGGGGAGCGGCCAAAGTGGACATCAAGACTTTTCTATGCTCTTGTTGCTCTATTGGTGATATTACTGCTTAGGCACCATGCTCCTGACGAAGCTGCTAGAGCCAGGTAATTTGTTTTCTGCGATCAGTATCTATATCCTTGCCTTTACTTTTTGGAAGAACAGTGGCGGGAGCACTGCCATGCATTAAAGTAGGGAAAGAAAGAACACAATTTTGCTCCAATGGATTACGTGATGTCCCCAGAACACACAGGATACAGTCAAAGGTCTAGGCCCTCGTTACATGTTTCAGGAAACACGCTGCTGCTGCTCATCTAGGCCCACATTACATGTTTCAGGAAACACACTGCTATTGCAAAACACGCTGCTACTGCTCTGTCTTCATTTGCGTGTAGCGCTACCATGAGGGGTGGAGCTTTCATTTTTGAACATTCACTGGTTTCTTTCTTTCCACAAATTCCACATAAAACAATATGATAGGCATCACAATACTTGTTGCCAATTGCTCTATCTGCCTGGAAATGTTCAATCCATTAGGTTTAATAACTGCCAAAATTTGCCAAAATTACTACTACTATGCCATTTACTTCAAAATTTCTATAGGTGTGTCCAGTTTTTCAGCAAATCATATAGCTATTGATAAGATGGTGTTTCTCGTACTTACAATCTAATTTATGGATCTGTCACGTGAACTCATGCCGCGTGAGTGTCCTTAACATGGTTAATGATGTGCCCTCTGTAAGTTGTCACCAGCAATGAAGTTTGATTGAATGTTCTGAATAAGCTTTATtaacctttttattttttttctctcttgttAGGTACCAAAAGAAGGTTTCTAACATAATTGATGATGTTCTTGAATGGTCTCCGAAGTTAGCTATTTCTGGAATGATTGAAAAACACACCGGGGCTAACATTACAGAAGAAAGCAATTACACCAGCAGGGCTGCGAGTAGTCATGTGCCTCCTTCCACCGAAGGCAAAGCTTCAGAAGGTGGCCCAGATATGGATGTTGATGGGGATAATGGGGCTAACTTAGATGAAACCCAAGATAATGAATATGCTGATGATACAAGATCAAGCGAAGCTTAGAATCAGCCttatattgtagtattttttgaGTAATCTTTGTTATTGTTAATCTGCAGAATTATATAGATATAGCTTACTGCTGACAACAAAAAATTAGGGTGTCATGTTTTGATGTTACATCCATATATTGCCTGCAATGTTCCAAAAGAATATTCTCATAGAGCAGGGGCAAATCATCACTGTTTCTCTTCATTCGTGTCCTATTGCCCTTATTTCTTTTCCTTTGACGCAAAGGCGTACCGTGGCCAGTGGGAGCGGCGAGTTTACCCGAACCTTTGATTCTCCTTGGGTCGCCATTAAAAGGCCTGATGAAGGTGGTTGTCGCGGGGCATGCATGCCAAATGGCCGGCCTGTGGCACCCTGCCCTCCTGACGCGGCTGCCCTCAGATCCATCTTCAGCCAGCCTCCTCCCTTAAAACTTATCAGCCATATTTTTTCAGTGAAGGAATTTCGCTCATAACAAATTAGCATTAGCTAAATATCAGCCATACTAATATTACTTTTTTCTCATAAGAAATCAGCATTAACTAAATTTTAACGTGAAAGAAGATTATTTTTcgctcataacaaatcagcattAGCTAAATTTTAGCGAGCCAAACAGGGCCTCGCACGCATCTTCAGCCTCCTCCAGCCCTCCTGACGCTGGAGACCTATAACTTTTCTACACATAGTTTTTCGAGTACATTATATATACACATTTTCTTTTGACAAAAATAATGGTTATTCAGCTGAATACCCTTGAATTGAATTGGACCTGCCACTGTTAGTTTGTGGTGCGGTGAACCAGTACAGGAAGGATTTGACTGTTATGACAATaacaatgtacataaaaaaataaaaggtaaTAATATACAAGGATTCAGTGATTGGGATTTGCAATCCATCTCTATCTGTCCCTACTCCCTAGGACCTGCCCACATGCCTCAGAACGTCAGCAGCTACCAACAACAAGGTGCATCAATACCATGCGTGGTTTTAATTTGCACAGGCCTCTGACGGTGTCTACATAAAAATGACTGCATCCAAAAGGAAACCAAGTTCATTTACATGATGTTAGCATACTCCTGATGCTCTTCTCCGACTTCTTGTAGTGGTCTTTGTGCTTGCATCGAACTTAATTCTTCTCTCCGCTGTCAGTGGATCCAGTCTCCAGTGTTAGTTGATGTCCACGCGCACACACACTTATGTACACCTGCTCTCTTCCTCTTCAGTTGTCAACCATGGTCCAGTAGTTAGTGGTCATTTCTTTCGCCGCTCTTGTTCTTCGAGCTTATTCCTAAGACCTTTTAGTGCGTGTACTACTTTTGGGTTCAGCTTGTGCTGCAGGAGTTTTCCTTGCAACGACGTCGACCTGTCAATTTTAAGTTCATATAGAATTGATCAGAACGAAATTTAGTGCAGGCATTTTTTGTAGCTCCACAGGTGGATAGGTAAAGTTGTGTCTCTTTGATGCACAGAGCAAATCTTCTAAAACAAAATGATGCACCATCGTTACAAAGATGTAACTTAAAGACCTGGTTTCCTTCAGCTCTAGATCGAGTTCCTTTTCCGATTCCTTTAACTGCAGATCCACAAGAAAATATATAttgtttgagaaattcaaatacAGGGAATGGCAAAAACAAAATAAGGACTAACCTCTTTGACCAATCTTTTAGAGCTCCAGATAAGAGCACCCTGCAAAATATACAATGCAGACTACTTTTAAATCATCACGAATGCAACATGTGAATATGTGGTGAAAAAGAAAGTAGCAACAAACACCATCTTGTATGCTGTAAGTATAAACTTCCAACTTCTCTGCACTGTTCATCTTGTTCTGGATGATAATTTCCTCACAAATGTAAGCATAGCTACCATATTTTCATATATTCAGATCATCTTCCCAGGATCCCTGTCATTTCCTATTCCATCCATGTCTATCAATGGTTTCGAAATATGACAATCAGATTCATGTTTCCAAGAAAATAACCAACAGGCATTTTTCACAAAACTTGTTCCATGAGACTACAGTAAGATTCGTGGCAAAACTTAATAACCAAAGTACAAGACTACACACAGAAACTAATGAATAAATGTCTATTGGTTGGTAGAGATAAATAAAACAGCTTATCCTAGAAAGGAAGAAAACATACTTCTCCATGTGCTAACTGTTGCTCCAGTGCATCAGATGTTACTACCCACACTTTCGGGCAGCCATCAGCCACCAAAGCTTCGACCTGCATAGGTGAAAGAACCAGCAAAACACTCAGTAACTACATATTATGTATTTCATTTATGTCCAGATGTGAATTCATTTCAAGAGTATTTGCTTCAAAAAATCATGTGCCAGCGTCCAGATAAAAATTGAAGTGCCAAAATTACTTTGGACTAGTAAATGCCtcttgatgaagtgggaacaaAATGCATTATTTTGGACTAGCAAAATGGTCCTATTGATTGTACTTCTTTTGCAAACCCCTTACCCTAGAATCTCCAAAGATTCAAAAGTTGGTTATGACAGATAGGATTAAGATGTACCACTATGGCATCCCTGGTCCCTGCATGCTGGAACTGGCTCAACTATTTtccaatatttttatttttggtcaTGTATGATTCATACAATAGGGCTTTTTGCCATACACTGATGAGTAGCATCATAATTCGCAGGGGCTTAGGCCCCTCCAGTTTCTTCAAAAAAGTAGCATCATAATTCTATACAATGAACTCTAACCAATGCTTGTGATGTGCAATTCCAAAATGTACCTCCTTCTCAATCCAAGAATCAGCAGATAAATCAGCAGAATATACAACATCGACCCTGTTCGATGAGGCAAAATCTGTTTGTTAGGTTTTCTCTAATAATAACCTATAAAAAACCTGACTGAAATATTGAACCTCCATCTATTTTATCAGTCAGGTCTCTTTGCAGTGAAGGGTAAAAAAAAACTAGCACCAAAAGTCCATTTTTTATAGTTTCTTACCCTTTATATGTTTCCTTATGTGTGGAAAGCCCTGAGTTGGCAGCATCAAATACCACCACAACTTTTACCTCTGCAATACAATTGTGACAAATGATATAAAATAGCCAGCATAAGATTTGACACGGGCACATGAAAATTAAGGAAATTAAAAATTGCTGAGAAAATCAAGGGGAAATGGTATTGAAATCAGATAAAGAAAACCTGATTGAGCTatgttccacacttggttagtTACATTCACTTGTAAGCTGTGACTAAATTTACTATAAATCATCATATACTAAGTAGTTCAACTTCATATCAGCTTTAAGGCATTGTGTAAGTAGGAAGCATAATTAGGAGCCTTTTTCTTTTGAGAAACCACAATTGAGACATTTTCATTATTATAATGGGTTTAATCCTTTGTCCAGACCTCTTACTGCACTGAAAGATACCAGCTCATCAATGAGCGTTTGTCTAGCAATTTCTTGTCTCCCATTCATGAAATCCTTCTTAAGCTTTCCCCAGTAGCCACATACATTGTAGCCATCCACAAGAATAACTGGTGAAGCAATTTCCAAACCCTCATTTGTCCTGTATTAAATGAAAAGGCAAAGTCAGCAACTCAGCATGACCAAATTGAATCACCACTGTTATTAAGAAAAAGAGAGTAAAGTCTTGGATTTGAAAGGAAGGACAAGCCTGACAAGTGAAGAGTGGAAGAAGCGTCCTCGTAGAAGTCTGTGTCATCAGGAAGCACTTCTTTTATCACTTTCTTTTTACGGTACCTAGTAGCAGGCTGAGGTCCACTTGTTTGCCTCCTTTCAAATTCCTGAAAACAAAGGTTTATGTAACTGTAACAACTATGCATTACAAAGTAGAACTACTATGAGTCCCAAACATATCTAACTACAAAAGCATCACATGCATCTGATAATCTGATCCCATGTTGGTCTGTAAATGCAAAAGTCAACCTTGCACGCTCTCAATGCatttttttgaaacaaaaaTACATCAACGCATCAAAGAAACGCTTGATGCAGTTAAAATATGTGATTGTGGAAATTTTCTATGGTGTATAGTAAGACACGAAATTAAGCACCAGAGACTGGAAAGGAAGTGTTGAAACTGAACGCAGGAAAAATCACCTTCCAAAATTTCAGAATCCTCAAGTTCTGCTTAACATTAGATGTAATCCTAGGAGGCCGCGTCACCTACAAATAAGAGATGCTCCAACTGTAAGGATGCTCCAACTGTACTCCTGATCTGTCACAAATTGCAGAAATCACACCTCCTAGGTTCAAGATAAAGATAAGTGATCCCAATGTGTCCATAATCCCAAAATGCAATGCCTTAATACTGTTGTGATGGTAACCCATTAACATTCATTTTCCTGGAAGACCTATTCACCAATAGCAGGAAGCCAGTAACCAATATAGGCGGTCCTCTATCTTTTTTCCCCCTGGCTACTCACTTGATTGAACCATACACACCCATGAAATTGCCTTTCGTTTTTTTTTTATCTCACTTTCCAAGTTCCCAGTAAGTCACAAATAAAATCCACCCGCGAAGAGCCCCTGCCGAGTTCATTCAACAAGAAACAACGATTCGATTCTACGCACCGTCTCCTCCTGCATTGCTCCATCCCGGACGACTACCCCGCCCAAACCCGAGGCCACGGATTCGGAATTCAGTAGGAAGGGGACTGGGCCGAGCGGAGCAGAGGCTGACCTTGTTGGTGCCCGCGGAGCCGCCGCCTCTGACGCCCTTGCTGTTGCCGTTGCCCTTGGCCATCGCCACCACGGTGGTAGCGGACGCGGAGTACGTGGCCGAGCCCGCCATCCCCGCTCGCcggccctgccctgccctggcCTGGCCTCCCTCTACGCTACGAGAAGCAGACTTGTGGTGGAGACTGAACTGCAGCTTCGCGGGCAGGAAACGAGACAGCGAGACTGCGAGAGTTGCGGGCGGGTCCGCCGCCGCCACTAGAGCGGGCGGCCCGTCACTCCTGCGCCGAAGGCGTATTACCAG contains:
- the LOC8061642 gene encoding uncharacterized protein LOC8061642 yields the protein MAGSATYSASATTVVAMAKGNGNSKGVRGGGSAGTNKVTRPPRITSNVKQNLRILKFWKEFERRQTSGPQPATRYRKKKVIKEVLPDDTDFYEDASSTLHLTNEGLEIASPVILVDGYNVCGYWGKLKKDFMNGRQEIARQTLIDELVSFSAVREVKVVVVFDAANSGLSTHKETYKGVDVVYSADLSADSWIEKEVEALVADGCPKVWVVTSDALEQQLAHGEGALIWSSKRLVKELKESEKELDLELKETRSTSLQGKLLQHKLNPKVVHALKGLRNKLEEQERRKK
- the LOC8080166 gene encoding uncharacterized protein LOC8080166 → MAGKGAKATAAKSSDKDKGKKAGGPVSRSSRAAPQEKEKSAPKKDVYQLFAEKVRDNKQLESRWAIMQETRVEYFRGKDFNTFIKNHPEVREILGPDKDLEVEDIVNTLLTKNLVIRCDRVMKTVRPGKKKLSSWPAHLEIHNEQVFTENDGFFAWMFLKRRTLWQTILSFVWPLFALAVCLFPVYPYQCKIVVLYSCAGALLFIVSILLLRAAIFGILWVLLGKRVWFFPNINAEETTFRELVRFWPEKDEGERPKWTSRLFYALVALLVILLLRHHAPDEAARARYQKKVSNIIDDVLEWSPKLAISGMIEKHTGANITEESNYTSRAASSHVPPSTEGKASEGGPDMDVDGDNGANLDETQDNEYADDTRSSEA